GTGGCGGAGCACCAAACCAACTTGCCGCTTGTTCTGATGGCATAGCGTTAATCATTAAGCTACCGACTTTCGCTTCCGGATCGAAAATCAGGTTTTCCTTCATTAGATCGACAGGGATCTCTAAATCATTCGCAACACGCTCATAGCGTTGGTACTGCGTTGAGTGACAAGCGAAACAGTAATTCATGAACAGCTTAGCGCCGTTTTGCAATGAAGCTTTGTCAGTTAAATCATTGTTCGCTTTGTCTAATGGTACGTTTGCACCCGCTGCCATCGCCAGTGACGGCAACATAGCAAATAAAATTACAATCCACTTTTTCATTTGAATGTCACCCTTTCTGGTAATGGTTTCGTCACTTCATTTTTACTGTAGAACCACAGTAGAACGAAGAACATGAAGTAACCTAAGCTAAATATTTGAGCCAGTAGCGTATACGTTGGCGTTGCTGGAAGCGCACCAAGTATACCAAGGGCAATAAAGCTTATTGTGAATTGGATGATATTAATCAAATGCAGTTTGCTACGGTAACGGTAAGAACGCACTTTACAACGGTCGAACCATGGCAGTAGGAATAGCACCACAATAGATGCCCCCATTGCTAAGACACCTATCAGCTTATCAGGAACAGCACGAAGTACAGCATAGAACGGTGTGAAGTACCAAACTGGAGCAATATGCTCTGGTGTTTTCAGTGGGTTTGCAGCTTCAAAGTTAGGCGGCTCAAGGAAGTACCCACCCATCTCTGGGTTAAAGAACAGTACATAACAGAACAAGAATAGGAAGCCGGCAACACCAACCATATCTTTCACAGTCCCGTATGGGTGGAAAGGGATAGAGTCGATGATGTCGTATTTCTTCGTGTAATCCTTGTGGAATGGGAACTGAGTTTTATAGTCGTCGCCCATTGTACCTTTAGGAAGCTTAGTTTCGATACCGTCAGGGTTATTCGAACCAACTTCGTGCAGCGCTAGTACGTGAAGTACGATAAGCAGCAATAGTACGATTGGTAGAGCGATAACGTGCAGTGCGAAGAAACGGTTCAGCGTTGCACCAGAGATGATGTAGTCACCACGGATCCACAGCGTTAGGTCATCACCAATAACAGGGATTGCACCAAATAGAGATATGATTACCTGAGCACCCCAGTAAGACATTTGACCCCATGGTAGTAAGTAACCCATGAAAGCTTCAGCCATAAGTACTAAGAAGATCAACATACCGAAGATCCAAAGTAACTCACGAGGTTTTTGATAAGAACCGTAGATTAGACCACGGAACATATGCAGGTAGATAACGACGAAGAATGCCGAAGCGCCCGTCGAGTGCATGTAACGCAGTAACCAACCGTATTCCACATCACGCATGATGTATTCAACAGATGCAAATGCGCCATCGCCAGATGGTACGTAGTTCATTGTTAGCCAAATACCGGTAAGGATTTGGTTAACCAGTACCAACATTGCTAAAGAACCAAAAAGGTACCAAAAGTTAAAGTTCTTAGGCATTGGGTATTCAGATAAGTGCTTTTTATAAGCATTCATCGCGGGTAGACGTTTCTCTACCCAATCAAGAAGTCCTTGCATTATGCGTCTCCCTCGTCCACACCGATCATGATCTTAGTGTCACTCAAATACATATGCTTTGGCACCACAAGGTTCAACGGTGCCGGTACACCTTGGAATACTCGGCCTGCCATATCAAACTTTGAACCATGACAAGGACAAAAGAAACCAGACTTAACACCCTGAACTTGCTCTGCGAAAGAATCAGGCAAATAAGTAGGAGAACAACCTAAGTGTGTACAGAAACCAACAGCAACGAAGAATTCCGGCTTAATCGAACGGAACTCGTTCTGTGCGTATTCTGGTTGTTGTTCAGTTTCAGATTGAGGATCACGAAGTTGACCACCGATCGACTTTAGGTTCTCAAGTACCGATTCAGCTCGGCGTACAACCCATACAGGCTTACCTTGCCACTCGACACGAACCATTTGTCCCGGTTCTAACTTACTGACTTCCACTTCCACCGGTGCACCTGCAGCTTTCGCCTTGGCACTCGGGTTCCATGATTTTATAAAAGGCACGGCTACAGCAGCTGCTCCTAAACCACCAACAACGGCTGTTGTTGCGGTTAAGAAACGCCTGCGACCGTTATTTAAAGGCGCGTTGCTCATCCAAACATTCTCCCATTTGCTCTTTATGGATTGAAATCATTCCGATTAAAGAGCATGGCTAACAAAATATGTATTTAGTTCTATTTATTGACGGCAAATGATAAATAAAACCCTACTTTTTGACAAGATAAAGCTACCTTTTTGTAACAATCATGAGGCAAAGCGCACATTGGGTTACAAAAGCTTTCAAAATATAAGAATTTGGAAATAAAACGAGGGATGGAAAGCATTTAGAGGGGGGTATAAAAACAAAAAGCCCGGCATATAGCCGAGCTTTGAACCACAATTCCAGTAATAAAACTGAGAGCGTGTGCTTTTTCGTAAAGAAAAATTAACGCTTAGAGAATTGAGGTTTACGACGTGCTTTACGTAGACCAACTTTCTTACGTTCAACGCAACGAGCGTCACGCGTAACATAGCCAGCTGCACGTAGAGCAGGACGTAGAGTTTCATCGTACTCCATAAGAGCGCGAGTGATACCGTGGCGGATTGCGCCAGCTTGACCAGAAATACCACCACCAGAAACGGTGATGTAAAGGTCAAGTTTCTCAGTTAGTTTAACTAGCTCAAGAGGTTGTTTAACAACCATACGAGAAGTTGGACGACCGAAGTAAACATCAAGGCTACGCTTGTTGATTACGATCTCACCAGAGCCTGGTTTGATGAAAACACGAGCTGCTGAGCTTTTGCGACGACCAGTGCCGTAGTATTGATTCTCTGCCATTGTCTTAATCCCCTTAGATGTCTAGTACTTGTGGCTGTTGAGCAACATGGTTGTGCTCAGCACCAGCGTATACTTTTAGCTTACGGTACATTGCGCGGCCTAGAGGACCACGTGGTAACATACCTTTAACAGCTAGTTCGATAACCATCTCTGGCTTCTTGTCGATCAGCTTTTCAAAAGTGATAGACTTAAGACCACCTGGGAACTCAGAGTGACGGTAGTAAACCTTACCCTTAGCTTTGTTACCAGTTACAGCAACTTTCTCAGCGTTAACAACGATGATGTAATCACCAGTGTCTACGTGAGGAGTGTATTCTGCTTTATGCTTACCACGAAGGCGAGAAGCGATTTCACTTGCTAGACGGCCAAGAGTTTTGCCTTCAGCGTCTACAACATACCAGTCGCGTTTTACAGTTTCTGGTTTAGCAACGAAAGTTTTCATGCTAATAATTACCTATTTAAAAAATTTACACTTAAGGAATACTCGCGTATTCCCACTGTCTAAGAGTTACCATTCATCACCCCTTCGAGTGTTGGAAAACTCTTGGCATAACGTGATTTTACTCATCGCTAGAGGCCCGCAGTAACGGTAGGTCGCAGGATTATAGAGAAGAGCGAAGAAAAAATCACCTCTTTTTGAACAAAATCACGATTTTTTTAATTCTATTTCTTATTCGAGATAATCAGAGCTAACTTAAGTGTTCTTTTGCCAAATATTCATGGCTCTGCATTTCGATTAAACGCGACTGACAACGTTTAAATTCAAACTCTAGCTGGCCATGGGTATACAATTTTTCTAGCTCCACTTCCGCTGAAATAATCAATTTCACGTTGCGCTCATAGAACTCATCCACTAACGCAATAAAGCGTCTTGCTGCATCATCTGAAGTCGCGCCCATTTGCACAACATCCGCCAACAGAACGGTGTGATAAACCCGAGATAGTTCTATATAGTCATTTTGGCTACGAGCCGACTGACAAAGCTGAGCGAAAGTGCCGTGTAAAACGCCATCACTCACTTTAATGACATCCAGTTGACGGTGATTGACCTCAATCTGTGTGAACTTTTCTTTATCGTCGCCAACTAACTGGGCGTAATATTTTTCGAGATTGATATTCGCTTGGCTATCCAGCGGGTAATGATAAATTTCAGCCTGCTCTAAAGTACGTAGACGATAATCAATGCCGCTATCAACATTAAGAATGTGGCAGTTATCTTGAATAAGTTTGATAGCAGGTAGGAAACGTGCTCGCTGCAAGCCATTACGATACAAATCCGCAGGCGGAATGTTTGAGGTAGCAACCAAAATAACATTTCGAGCAAATAACTCTTGGAACAAGGTGCCTAGGATCATGGCATCCGTAATATCTGAAACGAAGAATTCATCGAAACAGACAATATCCGCTTCTTGCTTAAACTTATCCGCAACTAAAGGCAATGGATCACTGACATTCCCGAGCGCTTTTAACTCGTCATGTACGCGATACATAAAACGGTGGAAGTGAATTCGCATTTTTTTAGTGGTTGGTAGTGCGTCGTAAAACGTATCCATTAGATAAGTTTTCCCACGCCCGACACCGCCCCAAAAATAGAGACCTTTAGGTGGCTGTGGTAATTCTGTTTTTTTGCCCAGTAATTTTTGAAATCGAGTCAGTTGAGGAATGGGCGTATTCATGTAATTTTGGAATTGATGAAAAAGTTCATCTAAAGATTTAACAGCTTGCTCTTGTGCTGGATCTCTTTGAAATCCATGTTCTTTTATATCTTGTTCGTATTTTTTAACGGGATTCATGACGATATTTCCACAATGAAAGCGACATCAGACAGCGAAGAAAAATGCACCTAAACAGTATGAGAGACCATGATATGCGGCGAATAAATCAGCATCAAACTGCTAGGTAGCGCACACGCATTTCTCTTTATACTGCGGCTTTCTCATAGTACCATGGAGCAGTATCACGTGTAACCAAGCAGTAATAAACATGTTAAAAAACAATAATAAGGAGCTGTTATGTCTTGGATGTATGCCGTTGCCGGTTTACTAGTAGGAGTTATTTTAGGAGTCGCTATTTCTCGTTTTATGACACCGGAATACAAAAAGCAAAAGAACGTACAGAAAGAATTAGATAGCGCAAAGTTTGCCCTTGAACAGCAACGACAAGAGCTTGCTGATCACTTTGCGAAATCAGCAGAAATGTTAGATACCTTAGGTAAGGACTACACGAAACTGTATCAACACATGGAGAAAACAAGCTCAGAGCTAATCCCAAACATGCCCGAACAAGACAACCCATTTGTAAAAACAGCCGCAGCTCATTCGGATAAACCACAAGATAAGCCTTCAATTAAGGAAGCGACACTTGAGGAACAACCTAAAGATTACGCCAATGGTGCAACGGGTTTATTTAAAGAACAAAAGAAAGAGATCATTGATACTCCAGATGTTGTTACTGCAAAAGCATCGTAAACATTTAACACTTCAGTGAACTTTACAAAGGTTTTTGAGTCATAACTTTCACTCAGGTCACTTGAAACTTCTCATACTTATACCAAATATGAGAGATGTAAGACCTTAACTAGAGAGGAGTTTATGATGAAAAAACCTTTGCTTGCTTTATCAGTACTGACCTTAAGCTTAAGTTCAATCATCACCCCAATTCAAGCGACAGCTGCACTTCCCCTAAATGTCGGTAATGAACAGTTACCGAGTTTGGCCCCTATGCTTGAGCAAGTTACCCCCGCTGTAGTGAGTATTGCCGTCAAAGGCAAACAGGTACAACGTCAGCGAATCCCTGAACAATTTCAATTCTTTTTTGGTCCAGAACAAACACGAGAGCGGCCGTTCCGTGGGTTAGGTTCTGGTGTCATCATTGATGCTAAGAAAGGCCATATCGTGACCAATTACCATGTAATTAATGGTGCCGACGATATCAAAGTAAAACTTCATGATGGCCGAGAGTACGATGCCGAGCTCATCGGTGGCGACCAAATGTCTGATATAGCATTACTCAAATTGGAAAAAGCCAAGAATCTCACCCAAATAACAGTCGCAGACTCAGACAAGTTGAGAGTCGGTGACTTTAGTGTGGCGATCGGTAACCCATTTGGACTTGGGCAAACGGTGACATCAGGTATTGTTTCTGCACTAGGTCGTAGCGGTCTAAACCTAGAAAACTTTGAAAACTTCATCCAAACGGATGCCGCGATAAACAGTGGTAATTCTGGTGGTGCACTGGTGAATCTTAACGGTGAACTGATTGGTATTAACACCGCCATCCTTGGTCCGAATGGAGGTAATGTCGGTATCGGTTTTGCTATTCCATCCAATATGATGAAAAATCTAACAGAACAGATCCTCAATTTCGGTGAAGTAAAACGCGGCATGCTTGGTGTTCAAGGCGGAGAAATCACCTCTGAGTTAGCAGAAGCGCTAGGGTATGAATCCAGTAAAGGTGCCTTTGTCAGCCAAATTATCCCCGACAGCGCCGCAGACAAAGCAGGTCTCAAAGCGGGCGATATTATTGTTTCTATCAATGGCAAGCGTATTGATACCTTTAGTGAGTTAAGAGCTAAAGTGGCAACCTTAGGTGCAGGCAAGCAGATTGAACTTGGTGTAGTTCGTGACGGAAAGCGTAAGAGCTTTGATGTAACCCTTGGTGAATCGAGCAATAGTAAAACACAAGCAGAAAAGCTCCATGAAGGACTTGCCGGTGCAGAGCTTACTAACACAACAGAAAGTGACTCAGCAACGGGCGTTAAAATATCGAGTGTAGCTCAGGGCTCACCAGCAGAAGCGTACCAACTGCTCAAAGGCGACATCATCATTGGCGTAAACCGTCAACCAATTAAGAATCTTGCTGAATTTAGAGAGCTCCTTGAGAAACAACCAGGCATATTGGCGCTTAATATCCAGCGAGGCGATAGGACTATTTACCTCGTTATTCGATAGTTATACGTCAGCGTAATAACAGGGAGGCTCAGTAAGTTTGCTTTAAACTTACTCAGTCTCCCTTTTCTTTAGATGAATCAAAATGCTATGCTTGATTAGGATGTGTGATCTTTCTAGCTGATTTTGACAGCGAAAGACCGACACGCCCTAGTAATCAAGTCAGTCATCCATCTACGGATGCTTCATACCTTACTTGTCGAAGAGGGAAACATGCTGTCCTTTCTATTTCGTTCTATTTCCCTTGGACTCGTTTCAGCGGTGCTTATTCTTCTCGTATTTCCAAGCTTAAGGCCAGCGATTGTTTCTGATGTTACAAGCCCTAAAGTCGATAATATTACCTCGCTTCAGATTTCGTTTAACCAAGCTGTACGCCGCGCAGCACCTGCGGTAGTAAATATTTATAGCCGTAAGTATGCAGAAAGCGATCGCAGTAAGCTGCTCACTCAAGGTTTAGGTTCTGGAGTTATTGTCAGCGAAAAAGGTTACATCATTACCAACTTCCACGTTGTTGCTCAGGCTGACCAAATTGTAGTAGCACTTCAAGATGGACGCGTAGCCGCCGCGCAACTTGTCGGTTCAGACAAACGTACCGATATCGCGATACTTAGAGTCAGCGGTGATAACCTACCGGTGATTCCACTTAACCCCAATTACAACGCGAATGTCGGGGATGTGGTACTGGCTATCGGCAATCCGTACAACCTAGGTCAAACGACAACCTTTGGTATCATCTCGGCAACAGGCCGATCGTCAATCAGTGCAGACGGTCACCAAGCCTTTATTCAAACCGATGCGGCAATTAACGAAGGTAACTCAGGTGGGGCATTGGTGAACTCACAAGGTGAACTAGTCGGCATTAATACAGCTTCCTTCCAACAAGCCACCGATATGGAAACCTACGGAATCTCTTTTGCGATCCCCTATCCACTTGCTAATAAAATCATGGAGAAGATCATCGCTGATGGTCGTGTCATTCGTGGCTATATCGGCATCGATGGGCAAGACATCAATTCAGTCACATCACGTTTGCTTGGAACTAAGAACATTGGCGGGATTGTTGTATTAGGCATAGATCCGAACGGCCCAGCGGCCGATGCTGGGTTTGAAGCACAAGATATTATTGTCAGTATCAACAATACTCAAGTTAATGGCCGTCAGAGTGTTATGGACATCGTGACTGATCTGCGACCGGGCACAGTCATCGATGTCGGCGTATTACGACAAGGTGAAAGCAAGACACTTAAGGTCACCATAGCCGAAGACACGCGCCTGTAAATCAAGTATCACACTTAGCCGCTATCTACACGGTTTGTCTTATCTATACAGTTTGTTTTATCTACACAGCTTAATGAGCTAGAACACATAGACAAAAAACCCAGCTTTCAAGCTGGGTTTTCTTTTATCAATCATGACATCACACGGCCATTTTTTTTATGACTCGCTTGGGTCATCGATATCGATGCGAGTCACTCTCTGCAATCCTCTCGGCAATAAGCCGCCACGACGACCACGCTCACCTCGGAAGTTTTCAAGATCCGCAGGTTTTAAGCCAAGCTTACGTTTACCCGCGTAGATTGTCAGCGTTGCATTCTCTGGGATAGCCATCAAATGCGATACAAACTCTTCGCGCTCTTTTGCTTTCGCAGAAGGAATATTGATGATCTTATTACCCTTACCTTTAGTTAGTTGAGGTAAGTCTTTAATCGGGAACAACAACATACGCCCTTGGTTCGTAATCGCTAAGATCTGGTTACTGTCCAAGTCAGCAATCGGACTTGGCATCATCACTTCAGAAGCTTGTGGCAAGTTCACCAACGCTTTACCGCTCTTGTTCTTAGAAAGCAGATCGCCCCCCTTACAAACAAAACCGTATCCGGCATCGGAACCGACTAACCAGAGCTGCTCATCCTCACCCATCACCACTTGACGGATAGAGGTACCAGGGCTAACGTTCAAGCGACCAGTAATAGGCTCACCTTGGCTTCGTGCCGACGGTAATGAGTGTGACTCAAGGGAGTAACTTCGGCCGTCACTACCCAAGAACACCGCTTGTTGGTTACTCTTACCCTTAGCACTTGCTAAGAATTTGTCACCAGACTTATAGTTTAAGCCTTCAGCATCAACCTCATGCCCTTTAGCATGACGAATCCAGCCTTTCTCAGAAAGCACAACTGTGATCGGTTCACTCGGAACTAAATCACGCTCTGTTAGTGCTTTGGCTTCTGCACGCTCAATCAATGGTGAGCGACGGTCATCGCCATACTTTTCAGCATCCGCTTGAATTTCTTTCTTGATCAGCGTGTTTAAACGACGCTCAGAACCCAATAGCTTTTCAAGCTTATCACGCTCTGCTTCTAGCTCTTCTTGCTCGGCACGAATCTTAAACTCTTCTAATTTGGCTAAGTTACGAAGTTTTATATCTAGGATAGCATTCGCTTGTGTTTCCGTAATATTGAAGCGGCTCATCAATACAGGACATGGTTCGTCTTCTGTACGAATGATCTCAATCACTTCATCAATATTCAGGTAAGCCACCAGCAAGCCTTCTAAGATGTGCAGGCGAGCGAGTACCTTATCGAGTCTGTATTGCAAACGACGGCGAACCGTTGTACGACGGAATTCAATCCACTCTTTTAGGATTTGAACCAGACCTTTAACTTGAGGGCGACTGTCTAAACCAATCATGTTCAAGTTAACGCGGAAGTTCTTCTCTAGATCCGTCGAAGCGAACAAGTGACTCATCAGTTGATCACAGTCGATACGGTTCGAACGAGGAACCACGACGATACGCGTTGGGTTCTCGTGATCCGACTCATCACGCAGATCGTCAACCATTGGTAGCTTTTTAGCGCGCATCTGGTTAGCGATTTGCTCAAGTAGCTTAGCGCCTGACACTTGATGAGGCAGAGCGGTGATAACAATATCAGAGCCTTCTTTGTGCCAAACAGCGCGCATCTTGATGCTGCCTCGGCCAGTACGGTAGATCTTTTCAATATCCGATTTCGGCGAGATGATCTCTGCTTCCGTTGGATAGTCAGGACCCTGCACGCTTTCCATGATGTCCAATAGCTCAGATTTAGGGCTATCGATCAACTTAATGGTTGCCTCGGCAATCTCACGCACATTGTGTGGTGGAATGTCGGTTGCCATACCTACCGCGATACCCGTGATACCGTTTAGTAAGATATGAGGCAGACGAGCTGGCAGCATTTGTGGCTCTTTCATCGTGCCATCAAAGTTAGGTTGCCATTCAACCGTACCTTGGCCTAACTCACTCAGCAAAACTTCAGCAAACTTAGACAGTTTCGCTTCGGTATAACGCATTGCGGCAAATGATTTCGGATCATCCGGAGCACCCCAGTTACCTTGACCGTCTACCAATGGGTAGCGGTAAGAGAACGGCTGTGCCATCAATACCATCGCTTCGTAACAAGCAGAGTCACCGTGTGGGTGATACTTACCTAGTACATCACCAACGGTACGTGCCGATTTCTTATATTTCGATGCGGCCGATAGACCAAGCTCAGACATCGCGTAGATAATACGGCGCTGAACGGGCTTCAAGCCATCGCCGATATAAGGCAATGCACGATCCATGATCACGTACATTGAGTAGTTTAAGTAAGCGTCTTCGGTGAACTTGCGCATAGGCAATTGTTCAACGCCATCAAATGTAATTTCGTTAGACATCCATTATACCTCGGCCATATCACCGTTAGTCTGTAGCCATGTACGGCGATCATCTGCACGTTTCTTACCAAGCAGCATGTCCATCATCTCATTGGTCGCTTCGCTGTCATCAATCGTTAATTGAACAAGGCGACGAGTATTTGGATCCATGGTGGTTTCGCGCAATTGAAGTGGATTCATTTCACCCAGACCTTTGAATCGTTGCACGTTAATTTTGGCTTTCTTCTGCGATAGTCGCTCAAGCACACCATCTTTCTCTGCATCATCGAGTGCGTAGAACACTTCTTTACCGCAATCGATACGATACAGAGGAGGCATTGCCACATAGATGTGCCCTTCTGCAACCAAAGCAGGGAAATGGCGAGTAAACAGTGCACAGAGCAGTGTCGCGATATGAAGACCATCCGAGTCTGCATCGGCAAGGATACAGATTTTACCGTAACGCAGGCCTGACAAATCATCATTGTCAGGATCAATACCCAAAGCAACCGAGATGTCGTGTACTTCTTGTGAAGCCAATACTTGGTCAGCAGATACTTCCCATGTATTTAAGATCTTACCGCGAAGTGGCATCACTGCTTGGAACTCACGGTCACGCGCTTGTTTCGCAGAGCCACCCGCAGAGTCCCCTTCCACGAAGAAGATCTCAGTGCGGCTTAAATCCTGAACCGAACAGTCGGTAAGCTTACCCGGCAGTGCTGGGCCTGACGCGATCTTCTTACGCACAACCTTTTTGCTCGCGCGCATACGGCGGTGCGCATTCGCAATGCAAGCTTCAGCTAGTTGTTCTGCTAATTGTGGCTTTTCATTCAACCAGAGGCTAAACGCGTCTTTTACGACACCAGAAACAAAAGCTGCAGTTTGACGAGAAGATAGACGCTCTTTTGTTTGACCAGCAAACTGCGGATCTTGCATCTTCACCGATAGTACGTACGAACAACGGTCGAAGATATCGTCACCGGTTAACTTCACGCCACGAGGCAGAAGGTTGCGGAATTCACAGAACTCACGCATTGCATCAAGCAGGCCTTGGCGGAGACCGTTTACGTGTGTACCACCTTGTTTGGTCGGTACTAAGTTCACGTAACTCTCGGTGATCATTTCACCGCCTTCTGGCTGCCAGATGATCGCCCAATTCGCCATTTCCGTTTCAGCAACAAACTCACCGACATACGGGTCTTCAGGCAGTAAGGTGTAACCTTTCACTCCCTCTGCAAGATAATCTTTTAAACCATCTTCATAGAACCATTTGTGTTCTTCACCACCCACTTTGTCGACAAAGGTGATTTCTAAACCAGGGCAAAGTACTGCTTTCGCTCGTAGGTTGTTGATAAGGCGAAGTGTCGAAAATTTAGGACTATCAAAGTACTTAGGATCAGGCCAGAAATGTACGGATGTACCACTGTTACGATTGCCGCAAGTACCTGTTACGGTCAGTTCTGTTACGGCATGACCACCTTCAAGTGCGATCTCGTGAACCTGGCCTTCTCGGCGCACAGTCACTTCAACGCGTTTTGAAAGTGCGTTTACAACCGAGATACCAACACCGTGTAAACCACCAGAAAACTTGTAGTTATTGTTTGAGAATTTACCGCCGGAGTGGAGCTTAGTTAGGATCAACTCAACACCAGAAATCCCTTTTTCAGGGTGAATATCAACGGGCATACCACGGCCATCATCAGTAACTTCTAGCGATTGGTCTGCATGAAGCACAACTTTAATTTTCTTAGCGTGTCCTGCTAATGCTTCATCGACCGAGTTATCAATGACTTCTTGGGCAAGGTGGTTCGGTCTTTCTGTCTCGGTATACATTCCCGGGCGGTGTCGCA
The Vibrio kanaloae genome window above contains:
- the parE gene encoding DNA topoisomerase IV subunit B, whose amino-acid sequence is MTEQYNAKDLEVLEGLDPVRHRPGMYTETERPNHLAQEVIDNSVDEALAGHAKKIKVVLHADQSLEVTDDGRGMPVDIHPEKGISGVELILTKLHSGGKFSNNNYKFSGGLHGVGISVVNALSKRVEVTVRREGQVHEIALEGGHAVTELTVTGTCGNRNSGTSVHFWPDPKYFDSPKFSTLRLINNLRAKAVLCPGLEITFVDKVGGEEHKWFYEDGLKDYLAEGVKGYTLLPEDPYVGEFVAETEMANWAIIWQPEGGEMITESYVNLVPTKQGGTHVNGLRQGLLDAMREFCEFRNLLPRGVKLTGDDIFDRCSYVLSVKMQDPQFAGQTKERLSSRQTAAFVSGVVKDAFSLWLNEKPQLAEQLAEACIANAHRRMRASKKVVRKKIASGPALPGKLTDCSVQDLSRTEIFFVEGDSAGGSAKQARDREFQAVMPLRGKILNTWEVSADQVLASQEVHDISVALGIDPDNDDLSGLRYGKICILADADSDGLHIATLLCALFTRHFPALVAEGHIYVAMPPLYRIDCGKEVFYALDDAEKDGVLERLSQKKAKINVQRFKGLGEMNPLQLRETTMDPNTRRLVQLTIDDSEATNEMMDMLLGKKRADDRRTWLQTNGDMAEV